Proteins from a single region of Streptomyces glaucescens:
- the recG gene encoding ATP-dependent DNA helicase RecG encodes MDLVPALDEPLKKVLGPATAKVMAEHLGLHTVGDLLHHYPRRYEERGQLTHLADLPMDEHVTVVARVADARLHTFASTRAPRGKGQRLEVTITDGSGRLQLVFFGNGVHKPLKELLPGTSAMFSGKVSLFNRRLQLAHPAYELLRGDSEETVETWAGALIPIYPATAKLESWKIGKAVQTVLPSAQEAVDPLPPALREGRGLLPLPEALMKIHRPHTKADVAAARDRLKWDEAFVLQVALARRRHADAQLPAVPRRPRPDGLLAAFDDRLPFTLTEGQRKVSREIFDDLAAEHPMHRLLQGEVGSGKTMVALRAMLAVVDAGGQAAMLAPTEVLAQQHHRSIVEMMGELAQGGMLGGAEHATKVVLLTGSMSAAARRQALLDLATGEAGIVIGTHALIEDKVQFHDLGLVVVDEQHRFGVEQRDALRGKGKQPPHLLVMTATPIPRTVAMTVFGDLETSVLDQLPAGRSPIASHVVPAADKPHFLARTWERVREEASNGHQAYVVCPRIGDEESDPKSATRKPSPEDEAEKRPPLAVLDVADELAKGPLQGLRVEVLHGRMHPDDKDAVMRRFAAGETDVLVATTVIEVGVNVPNATVMVIMDADRFGVSQLHQLRGRVGRGSAPGLCLLVTEMPEASPARQRLNAVAATLDGFELSRIDLEQRREGDVLGQAQSGARTSLKVLAVIEDEEIIAQARDEAAKVVTADPELTSLPGLRTALDALLDEEREQYLEKG; translated from the coding sequence ATGGATCTCGTGCCCGCACTGGACGAACCCCTGAAGAAGGTGCTCGGCCCCGCCACCGCGAAGGTGATGGCCGAGCACCTCGGCCTGCACACCGTCGGCGACCTCCTGCACCACTACCCGCGCAGATACGAGGAACGGGGCCAGCTCACCCACCTCGCCGACCTCCCCATGGACGAGCACGTCACGGTGGTCGCCCGGGTCGCCGACGCCCGGCTGCACACCTTCGCCTCCACGCGGGCGCCCCGCGGCAAGGGCCAGCGCCTGGAGGTGACCATCACCGACGGCAGCGGCCGGCTCCAGCTCGTCTTCTTCGGCAACGGCGTGCACAAGCCCCTGAAGGAACTCCTGCCGGGCACCTCCGCGATGTTCTCGGGCAAGGTCTCGCTCTTCAACCGCCGCCTCCAGCTCGCCCACCCGGCGTACGAACTGCTGCGCGGCGACAGCGAGGAGACGGTGGAGACCTGGGCGGGCGCCCTGATCCCCATCTATCCGGCGACCGCCAAGCTGGAGTCCTGGAAGATCGGCAAAGCGGTCCAGACCGTGCTGCCCAGCGCGCAGGAAGCCGTCGACCCGCTGCCACCCGCCCTGCGCGAGGGCCGCGGCCTGCTGCCGCTCCCGGAAGCCCTGATGAAGATCCACCGCCCGCACACCAAGGCGGACGTCGCCGCCGCCCGCGACCGCCTCAAGTGGGACGAGGCCTTCGTCCTCCAGGTCGCCCTGGCCCGCCGCCGCCATGCGGACGCGCAGCTCCCGGCCGTCCCCCGCAGGCCCCGGCCGGACGGCCTCCTCGCCGCCTTCGACGACCGCCTCCCCTTCACCCTCACCGAAGGCCAGCGCAAGGTCTCCCGGGAGATCTTCGACGACCTGGCCGCCGAGCACCCGATGCACCGGTTGCTCCAGGGCGAGGTGGGGTCCGGGAAGACGATGGTCGCGCTGCGCGCCATGCTCGCCGTCGTCGACGCAGGCGGCCAGGCCGCGATGCTCGCGCCCACCGAGGTGCTCGCCCAGCAGCACCACCGGTCGATCGTGGAGATGATGGGCGAACTGGCGCAGGGCGGCATGCTCGGCGGCGCCGAGCACGCCACCAAGGTCGTGCTGCTCACCGGCTCGATGAGCGCCGCGGCCCGCCGGCAGGCCCTGCTCGACCTGGCCACCGGCGAGGCCGGCATCGTGATCGGGACACACGCGCTGATCGAGGACAAGGTCCAGTTCCACGACCTCGGCCTGGTCGTGGTCGACGAACAGCACCGCTTCGGCGTCGAACAGCGCGACGCCCTGCGCGGCAAGGGCAAGCAGCCCCCGCACCTGCTCGTGATGACGGCCACGCCCATCCCGCGGACCGTCGCCATGACCGTCTTCGGCGACCTGGAGACCTCCGTCCTCGACCAGCTCCCGGCCGGCCGCTCCCCGATCGCCAGCCATGTCGTGCCCGCCGCCGACAAGCCCCACTTCCTCGCCCGCACCTGGGAACGGGTCCGTGAGGAGGCGTCCAACGGCCATCAGGCGTACGTCGTCTGCCCCCGCATCGGTGACGAGGAGTCGGACCCGAAGAGCGCGACGAGGAAACCGTCCCCCGAGGACGAGGCGGAGAAGCGTCCCCCGCTCGCCGTCCTGGACGTCGCCGACGAGCTGGCCAAGGGCCCCCTGCAGGGGCTGCGGGTGGAGGTCCTGCACGGGCGCATGCACCCCGACGACAAGGACGCCGTCATGCGCCGCTTCGCCGCCGGCGAGACGGACGTACTGGTCGCCACGACGGTCATCGAGGTCGGTGTGAACGTGCCGAACGCCACCGTCATGGTCATCATGGACGCCGACCGCTTCGGCGTCTCCCAGCTGCACCAGCTGCGCGGCCGGGTGGGCCGTGGCTCGGCGCCCGGTCTGTGCCTCCTGGTCACCGAGATGCCCGAGGCGAGCCCGGCCCGCCAGCGTCTGAACGCGGTCGCCGCCACCCTCGACGGGTTCGAGCTGTCCCGCATCGACCTGGAACAGCGCCGCGAGGGTGACGTCCTCGGACAGGCCCAGTCCGGCGCCCGCACCAGCCTCAAGGTCCTCGCCGTCATCGAGGACGAGGAGATCATCGCGCAGGCCCGGGACGAGGCCGCGAAGGTGGTGACGGCGGACCCCGAGCTGACCTCCCTGCCGGGCCTGCGCACCGCGCTGGACGCCCTCCTGGACGAGGAGCGGGAGCAGTATCTGGAAAAGGGCTGA
- a CDS encoding GntR family transcriptional regulator — translation MTVEAHDPRPKKVQIADTLREEIAALPAGHRLASLRELADRFKVTTVTAGSALKVLADEGVIVSVPNRGYFVQSPPRAGEAGQDAGGPINRDEINAIRSEIQQLAARVAELEKRAQFPSSA, via the coding sequence ATGACGGTTGAAGCCCACGACCCCAGGCCGAAGAAAGTGCAGATCGCCGACACCTTGCGTGAGGAGATCGCGGCGCTACCGGCTGGGCATCGGCTCGCCTCCCTGCGCGAGCTTGCCGACCGCTTCAAGGTGACCACGGTGACGGCAGGCAGCGCGCTGAAGGTGCTGGCAGACGAGGGCGTGATCGTCTCGGTTCCGAATCGGGGGTACTTCGTGCAGTCCCCGCCGAGGGCAGGCGAAGCCGGGCAGGACGCCGGCGGGCCGATTAACCGAGATGAGATCAATGCCATCCGCTCCGAGATTCAGCAACTTGCTGCCCGAGTCGCCGAGTTGGAGAAGCGCGCTCAGTTCCCGAGCAGTGCCTGA
- a CDS encoding ATP synthase F0 subunit B, with the protein MDVQKKLDEIVAAVSSARSMPMSASCVVNRAELLSMLEEVRAALPDSLAQAQELIGDREQMVEQARQEAERIIAEAHAQRGSLVSGTEVARRSQAEADRILAEARKEAEEIRAEADDYVDSKLANFEVVLTKTLGSVGRGREKLLGTGPGLDEHGYADEDAPERSHDPETLRRTADEYVDVKLGAFEAVLAKTLEAVGRGRQKLHGRIASDDLGALADDTSTVQHSSDADYLADLAALAEQDARAGQPAPPQQPEPAYGYQQQPDPYGGYQQGYAPEDPYGYRQPDPYAYQGGYDQQAAYDPQQPAQPVPPQPAQPPQAHQGYALDETSLFDTSMISAEQLRAYEQGRGNG; encoded by the coding sequence GTGGACGTGCAGAAGAAGCTCGACGAGATCGTCGCGGCGGTCTCCAGTGCCCGGTCGATGCCGATGTCGGCCTCGTGCGTGGTCAACCGCGCCGAACTGCTCTCGATGCTCGAAGAGGTGCGCGCGGCGCTGCCCGACTCGCTCGCCCAGGCGCAGGAACTCATCGGCGACCGCGAGCAGATGGTCGAGCAGGCCCGCCAGGAGGCCGAGCGGATCATCGCCGAGGCGCACGCCCAGCGCGGCTCGCTGGTCTCCGGCACCGAGGTCGCCCGCCGCTCCCAGGCGGAGGCCGACCGGATCCTCGCCGAGGCCCGCAAGGAGGCCGAGGAGATCCGCGCCGAGGCCGACGACTACGTCGACTCCAAGCTCGCCAACTTCGAGGTTGTCCTCACCAAGACCCTCGGCTCGGTCGGCCGCGGCCGCGAGAAGCTGCTGGGCACCGGCCCGGGCCTCGACGAGCACGGCTACGCCGACGAGGACGCCCCCGAGCGCAGCCACGACCCGGAGACCCTGCGCCGCACCGCCGACGAGTACGTGGACGTCAAGCTCGGCGCCTTCGAGGCGGTCCTCGCCAAGACCCTGGAGGCCGTCGGGCGCGGCCGGCAGAAGCTGCACGGCCGGATCGCCAGCGACGACCTCGGCGCGCTCGCCGACGACACCAGCACTGTCCAGCACTCCAGCGACGCCGACTACCTGGCCGACCTCGCCGCGCTCGCGGAGCAGGACGCCCGCGCCGGGCAGCCCGCCCCGCCGCAGCAGCCGGAGCCGGCGTACGGCTACCAGCAGCAGCCCGACCCCTACGGCGGCTACCAGCAGGGGTACGCCCCCGAGGACCCGTACGGCTACCGGCAGCCCGACCCCTACGCCTACCAGGGCGGCTACGACCAGCAGGCCGCCTACGACCCGCAGCAGCCCGCCCAGCCCGTCCCGCCGCAGCCCGCGCAGCCCCCGCAGGCCCACCAGGGATACGCCCTGGACGAGACCAGCCTCTTCGACACCAGCATGATCAGCGCGGAGCAGCTGCGGGCGTACGAACAGGGGCGCGGCAACGGCTGA
- the rsmD gene encoding 16S rRNA (guanine(966)-N(2))-methyltransferase RsmD: MTRVIAGKAGGRRLAVPPGTGTRPTSDRAREGLFSTWQSLLGGPLEGERVLDLYAGSGAVGLEALSRGAGHTLLVEADARAARIVRENVRSLGLPGAEVRAGKAEQIIRSGPPEQPYDIVFLDPPYRVTDHDLREILLTLRAEGWLAEDALVTVERSTRGGEFRWPDGFEPLRARRYGEGTFWYGRAAATCEDAP, encoded by the coding sequence ATGACCCGCGTGATCGCCGGCAAGGCCGGCGGACGCCGCCTGGCCGTCCCGCCAGGGACCGGCACCCGTCCCACCTCCGACCGCGCGCGCGAGGGCCTTTTCTCGACCTGGCAGTCCCTGCTCGGCGGCCCCCTGGAGGGCGAGCGGGTGCTCGACCTGTACGCCGGGTCGGGCGCCGTCGGCCTGGAGGCCCTGTCGCGCGGCGCGGGCCACACCCTGCTGGTCGAGGCCGACGCCCGGGCCGCCCGGATCGTCCGGGAGAACGTGCGCAGCCTCGGCCTGCCCGGCGCCGAGGTCAGGGCGGGCAAAGCCGAGCAGATCATCCGTTCGGGCCCGCCGGAGCAGCCGTACGACATCGTCTTCCTGGACCCGCCGTACCGAGTCACAGATCACGATCTTCGCGAGATTCTGCTCACACTCCGCGCGGAGGGCTGGCTCGCGGAGGACGCCCTCGTCACCGTGGAGCGCAGCACCAGGGGCGGTGAATTCCGGTGGCCGGACGGCTTCGAGCCGCTGAGGGCCCGTCGCTACGGAGAGGGAACGTTTTGGTACGGTCGCGCCGCCGCCACGTGCGAAGACGCACCATGA
- the rnc gene encoding ribonuclease III, protein MSTPKKNSADNQASSHTLLEGRLGYKVESALLVRALTHRSYAYENGGLPTNERLEFLGDSVLGLVVTDTLYRTHPDLPEGQLAKLRAAVVNSRALAEVGRTLDLGSFIRLGRGEEGTGGRDKASILADTLEAVIGAVYLDQGLDSAAELVHRLFDPLIEKSSNLGAGLDWKTSLQELTATEGLGVPEYLVTETGPDHEKTFTAAARVGGVSYGTGTGRSKKEAEQQAAESAWRAIRAAADERAKAAAMAAATAADAAPATEGSATDTSSATA, encoded by the coding sequence GTGTCCACGCCGAAGAAGAACTCTGCGGACAACCAGGCCTCGTCCCACACGCTTCTGGAAGGGCGGCTCGGCTACAAGGTCGAGTCCGCCCTTCTGGTGCGAGCGCTGACCCACCGTTCCTACGCGTACGAGAACGGCGGTCTGCCGACGAACGAGCGGCTGGAGTTCCTGGGGGACTCCGTCCTCGGCCTCGTCGTCACGGACACGCTGTACCGCACCCACCCCGACCTGCCCGAAGGCCAGCTGGCCAAGCTGCGGGCCGCGGTGGTCAACTCGCGTGCGCTGGCGGAAGTGGGACGAACGCTGGACCTCGGCTCCTTCATCCGGCTCGGCCGGGGTGAAGAGGGCACGGGCGGCCGGGACAAGGCGTCCATCCTCGCCGACACCCTCGAAGCGGTGATCGGCGCCGTCTATCTCGACCAGGGCCTGGACTCGGCGGCGGAGCTGGTGCACCGCCTGTTCGACCCCCTGATCGAGAAGTCCTCCAACCTGGGCGCCGGCCTGGACTGGAAGACCTCGCTCCAGGAGCTGACCGCGACCGAGGGTCTCGGAGTCCCCGAGTACCTGGTCACGGAGACCGGCCCCGACCACGAGAAGACCTTCACTGCTGCCGCCCGCGTCGGAGGCGTCTCGTACGGCACCGGCACCGGCCGCAGCAAGAAGGAGGCCGAGCAGCAGGCCGCGGAGTCCGCCTGGCGGGCCATCCGCGCCGCCGCGGACGAGCGGGCCAAGGCCGCGGCCATGGCGGCCGCGACCGCCGCCGACGCCGCTCCGGCCACGGAGGGCAGCGCGACCGACACCTCGTCGGCGACCGCCTGA
- a CDS encoding winged helix-turn-helix transcriptional regulator, whose protein sequence is MTTVEECSAAEQELPYNVFSRACPSRGTLEHVTGRWGALTLGALHEGSFRFNELRRRVDGVSEKMLSQTLHALERDGLVHREAQPTNPPRVDYELTPLGRAVTERLMSLIHFVEGRMDDVLAARERYDSARASR, encoded by the coding sequence ATGACCACGGTCGAGGAGTGCTCCGCCGCCGAGCAGGAGCTGCCGTACAACGTGTTCTCCAGGGCGTGTCCGTCGCGCGGGACGCTGGAGCACGTCACGGGGCGCTGGGGGGCGCTCACGCTCGGGGCGCTGCACGAGGGTTCGTTCCGGTTCAACGAGCTGCGCCGCCGGGTCGACGGGGTGAGCGAGAAGATGCTGTCCCAGACGCTGCACGCGCTGGAGCGTGACGGCCTGGTGCACCGCGAGGCGCAGCCGACCAACCCGCCCCGGGTCGACTACGAACTGACCCCCCTCGGCCGTGCGGTCACCGAGCGCCTGATGAGCCTCATCCACTTCGTGGAGGGCCGTATGGACGACGTCCTGGCCGCTCGGGAGCGGTACGACTCGGCACGCGCCTCCCGCTGA
- a CDS encoding PadR family transcriptional regulator has product MRKLSRVTPATLDVLGVLVSCEEDLHGFALAKEAERPTGSVYVILSRLEEAGWVESYWETENTENLGKPRRRFYHLSSDGLSAARLLLAERRQQESAKDRTSRFPIPGLGRILGVER; this is encoded by the coding sequence ATGAGGAAGTTGTCCCGAGTTACACCGGCGACGCTCGATGTGCTCGGCGTGCTCGTCTCCTGCGAGGAGGACCTTCATGGGTTCGCCTTGGCCAAAGAGGCGGAGCGCCCGACCGGGAGCGTCTACGTGATTCTGTCGCGCCTGGAGGAGGCGGGCTGGGTCGAGAGTTATTGGGAAACTGAAAATACGGAGAATCTCGGTAAGCCGCGGCGGCGCTTCTATCATCTGAGCTCTGACGGTCTTAGCGCAGCGCGTCTTCTGCTCGCCGAGCGGCGTCAGCAGGAATCGGCCAAGGATCGCACCTCGCGTTTCCCCATTCCGGGCCTGGGTCGGATTCTGGGGGTGGAGCGGTGA
- the mutM gene encoding bifunctional DNA-formamidopyrimidine glycosylase/DNA-(apurinic or apyrimidinic site) lyase, giving the protein MPELPEVEVVRRGLERWVAHRTVAGAEVLHPRAVRRHTAGPDDFAHRLEGHRIGVPSRRGKYLWLPLEDSGQAVLAHLGMSGQLLVQPHEAPDEKHLRVRVRFTDGLGTELRFVDQRTFGGLSLHDTGPGGLPDVIAHIARDPLDPLFDEEAFHQALRRKRTTIKRALLDQSLISGVGNIYADEALWRARLHYDRPTSTFTRPRSRELLGHVRDVMNAALAVGGTSFDSLYVNVNGESGYFDRSLDAYGREGQPCKRCGTPMRRRPWMNRSSYYCPRCQRPPRISA; this is encoded by the coding sequence ATGCCCGAGCTGCCCGAGGTCGAGGTCGTCCGGCGCGGCCTGGAACGGTGGGTCGCCCACCGGACCGTCGCCGGCGCCGAGGTGCTGCACCCGCGCGCCGTACGCCGCCACACCGCGGGGCCCGACGACTTCGCGCACCGGCTGGAGGGCCACCGGATCGGCGTCCCCAGCCGGCGCGGCAAATACCTGTGGCTCCCCCTGGAGGACAGCGGCCAGGCCGTCCTCGCCCACCTCGGCATGAGCGGTCAGCTGCTCGTCCAGCCGCACGAGGCGCCCGACGAGAAGCACCTGCGCGTCCGTGTCCGGTTCACCGACGGGCTGGGCACCGAACTCCGCTTCGTCGACCAGCGCACCTTCGGCGGCCTGTCCCTGCACGACACCGGTCCCGGTGGCCTGCCCGACGTCATCGCGCACATCGCCCGCGACCCCCTCGATCCGCTGTTCGACGAGGAGGCCTTCCACCAGGCGCTGCGCCGCAAGCGCACCACCATCAAACGGGCCCTGCTCGACCAGTCGCTGATCAGCGGTGTCGGCAACATCTACGCGGACGAGGCACTGTGGCGGGCCCGCCTGCACTACGACCGCCCGACCTCCACCTTCACCCGCCCCCGCAGCCGGGAGCTGCTGGGCCACGTCCGGGACGTCATGAACGCGGCCCTCGCGGTCGGCGGCACCAGCTTCGACAGCCTCTACGTCAACGTCAACGGCGAGTCCGGCTACTTCGACCGCTCCCTGGATGCGTACGGCCGTGAAGGACAGCCCTGCAAGCGGTGCGGCACGCCGATGCGCCGCCGGCCCTGGATGAACCGCTCCAGCTACTACTGCCCGCGCTGCCAGCGCCCGCCGCGCATCTCGGCGTGA
- a CDS encoding YceD family protein, which produces MASHARPDHRNPLVFDTHELGRRPGALQRLTRTIDAPRDLGLQGVIGVPEGKPVELELRLESVMEGVLVTGTARATAEGECVRCLEPLEQELEADFQEMFSYPDADDRGRVKAEPADDAEDDEDRLFLEDGLFDLEPVLRDAVVLALPMQPVCQEDCPGLCSQCGARLADDPDHHHDAVDIRWAALQGIAGSLESGDKDEMSGAEPGVDEKQEK; this is translated from the coding sequence ATGGCCTCTCACGCCCGCCCAGACCACCGCAACCCTCTCGTGTTCGACACGCACGAGCTGGGGCGGCGTCCTGGCGCGCTGCAGCGCCTGACCCGCACGATCGACGCCCCCCGGGACCTCGGTCTCCAGGGAGTCATCGGAGTGCCGGAGGGCAAGCCGGTGGAGCTCGAACTCCGACTCGAGTCGGTCATGGAAGGTGTGCTCGTCACAGGCACCGCCCGTGCAACGGCCGAGGGGGAGTGCGTAAGGTGTCTGGAGCCGCTGGAGCAGGAGCTCGAAGCGGACTTCCAGGAGATGTTCTCGTACCCTGACGCCGACGACCGGGGCCGTGTCAAAGCGGAACCGGCCGACGACGCCGAGGACGACGAGGACAGGCTCTTCCTCGAGGACGGACTCTTCGACCTCGAACCTGTGCTGCGCGATGCGGTGGTGCTCGCACTGCCGATGCAGCCGGTGTGCCAGGAAGACTGCCCGGGCCTGTGCTCCCAGTGCGGGGCACGCCTCGCGGACGACCCGGACCACCACCATGACGCCGTCGACATCCGTTGGGCGGCATTGCAGGGAATCGCCGGTTCGCTCGAATCCGGCGATAAGGACGAGATGAGCGGCGCCGAACCGGGCGTCGACGAGAAGCAGGAGAAGTAG
- the rpmF gene encoding 50S ribosomal protein L32, producing the protein MAVPKRKMSRSNTRHRRSQWKAAVPTLVACERCHEPKQQHIACPSCGTYNKRQVLEV; encoded by the coding sequence GTGGCTGTTCCGAAGCGGAAGATGTCGCGCAGCAACACGCGCCACCGCCGGTCGCAGTGGAAGGCTGCGGTCCCCACCCTGGTTGCGTGCGAGCGCTGCCACGAGCCCAAGCAGCAGCACATCGCGTGCCCGTCGTGCGGCACCTACAACAAGCGCCAGGTCCTCGAGGTCTGA
- the coaD gene encoding pantetheine-phosphate adenylyltransferase — MRRAVCPGSFDPITNGHLDIIARASRLYDEVYVAVMINKSKKGLFEIDERIDLIRQVTSEYANVRVEAFHGLLVDFCKERDIPAIVKGLRAVSDFDYELQMAQMNNGLTGVETLFVPTNPTYSFLSSSLVKEVAAWGGDVSHLVPPEVLDALTGRLRQD; from the coding sequence GTGCGCCGTGCCGTCTGTCCCGGGTCGTTCGACCCGATCACCAACGGACACCTCGACATCATTGCCCGCGCCTCCCGCCTCTACGACGAGGTCTATGTCGCGGTCATGATCAACAAGTCCAAGAAGGGCCTGTTCGAGATCGACGAGCGGATCGATCTGATCCGCCAGGTCACCTCGGAGTACGCCAACGTCCGCGTCGAGGCCTTCCACGGCCTCCTCGTCGACTTCTGCAAGGAGCGGGACATCCCCGCCATCGTCAAGGGCCTGCGCGCCGTCAGCGACTTCGACTACGAGCTGCAGATGGCCCAGATGAACAACGGCCTCACCGGCGTCGAGACCCTCTTCGTGCCCACCAACCCCACCTACAGCTTCCTGTCGTCCTCCCTGGTCAAGGAGGTCGCGGCCTGGGGCGGGGACGTGTCCCACCTGGTGCCGCCGGAGGTGCTCGACGCACTCACCGGGCGGCTGCGCCAGGACTGA